The Acaryochloris thomasi RCC1774 genome contains a region encoding:
- a CDS encoding efflux RND transporter permease subunit, producing MSLIKTAVRWRHGTGVLFCLLALFGILALFQLPLELQPGGDRPEISITTPYLGASPAEVEDLVTRPIEERLEEVQGIQEITSTSGAGVSTIGVEFEWGSDIERSLVDVFSKLQQVEALPAEADESDVEVISGSSDAMMWVVLVPKEGFTADDYHYRDLVDEVIVPRFRQVQGVGQFFISGGRAREVEVIVDPKALAARSLTIGDVAATLRNNNRDIRGGPLVLGRREYRVRTVSRIEDVEQLEGFVLRRDEAGTVYLGDVAEARMGRAIQDRALIANNEPAVATGIVRQVGGNVPEISAGIRAALVELEARFDREGEGIAFEIVYDENDYINESISFVQSNLILGAILAALVLLLFLGSLRTVGVIAIAIPTTLITVFIVFYLLGRTLNVISLAGLAFAVGMVVDNAIVVLENVFTHMQQGKTPMKAAIDGTQEVGGAMLASTLTTVVVFAPIVLVTGEAGQLFFDIGIALSASVLFSLFAALTLIPMLAGLFLKRSEAEQMLSEGDYRGGNRLERAVAQTSAVFRHFQRRLEQFILKTVQWSVGRGKLNRRLLVLALPILLLFASSQLLPPADYLPEGNRNMIIWLAEPFPGTSIPEGIELSQAPRDLLSSQPEIMHTVSIHRSSDRFIGGFVKSEEATSNKLNNLVDLLNARSNDFPGYRFLVPMRSSIFENPGKEFEVQVIGENLAEIDALQQQLNQQISELSGIENVRSNFVTGAPELQVMPDRERLAEVGLSEGEVGEMVQAALGGLRASEFVDGKRELDVSVELQDTFVETPAQLRELAIYSGNGQSVQLADVAQVLETTGADAINHVNLERSITLTASVSREAPLGELINRTEQEILEPLRQELPSGVRVELAGSADVLAETLFQLGSTFLLSLVITYLLLVALYRSFIYPLLIMATVPMGMTGALLSLVVANAIPGVVVPLDMITGLGFVILTGVVVNNAILLVDRALQLQEEGMEYDASLYHAVGDRLRPIFMSAGTSVLGMLPLAILPGKGAELYQGLGITLTGGLALSTFLTPTVIPALMGLIQDFQPNRSKKVRDYSQEEALELMSSQNQKH from the coding sequence ATGAGTTTAATTAAAACCGCTGTCCGATGGCGACACGGCACAGGCGTCTTGTTTTGCCTGCTTGCCCTCTTTGGCATTCTGGCATTATTCCAACTACCCCTAGAATTGCAGCCTGGCGGCGATCGCCCCGAAATCAGTATTACGACTCCCTACCTGGGGGCTTCTCCGGCAGAAGTAGAAGATTTGGTGACCCGCCCGATTGAAGAAAGGCTCGAAGAGGTTCAGGGTATACAAGAAATTACCAGTACCAGTGGCGCAGGCGTCAGCACCATTGGGGTCGAATTTGAATGGGGTAGCGATATCGAGCGCTCCTTAGTCGACGTGTTTAGCAAGCTACAGCAAGTTGAAGCACTCCCGGCAGAAGCCGACGAGTCTGATGTCGAAGTCATTAGCGGTAGCAGCGATGCCATGATGTGGGTCGTGTTAGTTCCCAAGGAAGGCTTCACGGCTGATGATTATCACTATCGGGATTTAGTGGACGAAGTGATTGTTCCGCGCTTTCGTCAGGTGCAAGGTGTGGGACAGTTTTTCATATCGGGCGGTAGAGCCAGAGAAGTTGAGGTCATTGTTGATCCTAAAGCCTTGGCCGCTCGCAGTCTTACCATTGGCGATGTGGCTGCGACCCTCCGTAACAACAACCGCGATATTCGGGGCGGGCCTTTAGTATTAGGGCGAAGAGAGTATCGGGTACGGACGGTCAGTCGAATTGAAGACGTGGAACAGTTAGAGGGATTTGTGCTGCGTCGGGATGAGGCCGGGACGGTTTATCTCGGTGATGTCGCCGAAGCTCGGATGGGACGCGCCATCCAAGACCGCGCCCTCATCGCCAATAACGAACCGGCGGTCGCCACCGGCATTGTGCGACAGGTTGGGGGTAACGTACCCGAAATATCCGCAGGCATCAGAGCAGCCTTGGTTGAGTTAGAAGCTAGATTTGATCGCGAGGGAGAAGGGATCGCCTTTGAGATTGTTTATGACGAAAATGACTATATCAATGAGTCGATTTCTTTCGTCCAGAGTAATCTGATTCTCGGGGCGATTTTAGCCGCGTTGGTATTGCTGTTGTTCCTAGGTTCGCTACGAACAGTCGGTGTGATTGCGATCGCAATTCCCACCACCCTAATTACGGTCTTCATCGTCTTTTACCTACTAGGCCGCACCCTCAACGTCATTAGCCTAGCGGGACTGGCTTTTGCGGTAGGGATGGTCGTAGACAATGCCATTGTTGTCTTAGAAAACGTCTTTACCCATATGCAGCAGGGTAAAACGCCGATGAAAGCGGCCATTGACGGCACCCAAGAAGTCGGCGGCGCGATGCTGGCGTCTACTTTAACGACGGTAGTCGTGTTTGCCCCGATAGTCTTAGTGACCGGAGAAGCTGGACAGCTATTCTTTGATATCGGGATTGCGCTGTCTGCTTCGGTCCTGTTTTCCCTATTTGCCGCTCTCACCCTGATTCCGATGCTGGCCGGACTGTTTCTTAAACGATCGGAAGCCGAGCAGATGCTATCAGAAGGAGACTATCGAGGCGGCAATAGGTTAGAACGTGCGGTAGCTCAAACTTCGGCTGTATTTCGCCACTTTCAAAGAAGATTAGAGCAATTCATTTTGAAAACAGTGCAGTGGTCAGTTGGCAGAGGTAAATTAAACCGTCGCCTACTCGTTCTAGCGCTCCCCATCCTTTTATTATTCGCCAGTTCCCAACTATTACCCCCCGCCGACTACTTGCCAGAGGGAAATCGCAACATGATTATCTGGTTAGCCGAGCCTTTTCCGGGAACGAGTATTCCCGAAGGGATTGAACTTTCTCAAGCACCGAGAGATTTACTGAGCTCTCAACCAGAGATTATGCATACTGTTTCTATCCATCGTTCGAGCGATAGATTTATTGGCGGTTTTGTTAAATCTGAAGAGGCCACCAGCAACAAGCTCAATAATTTAGTCGATCTGTTAAACGCCAGAAGCAACGATTTTCCTGGCTACCGTTTCCTCGTGCCTATGCGGTCCTCTATTTTTGAAAATCCGGGTAAAGAATTTGAAGTGCAGGTAATTGGTGAAAACTTAGCGGAAATAGATGCGCTTCAGCAACAGCTTAACCAACAAATTAGTGAACTATCTGGCATTGAAAATGTTCGCTCCAACTTTGTCACGGGCGCGCCAGAATTACAGGTAATGCCCGACCGTGAACGTTTGGCAGAAGTCGGATTGTCCGAAGGTGAAGTCGGCGAAATGGTACAGGCTGCTTTGGGCGGTTTACGAGCCTCAGAATTTGTCGATGGAAAAAGAGAACTAGATGTTTCGGTTGAGTTACAAGATACCTTTGTAGAAACGCCTGCACAGCTACGGGAACTCGCTATTTACAGTGGTAATGGTCAAAGCGTTCAGCTAGCCGATGTTGCTCAGGTATTAGAAACGACGGGCGCAGATGCCATCAACCACGTCAATTTAGAGCGCTCTATTACGCTGACGGCTTCTGTCTCTAGAGAAGCCCCGCTGGGTGAGTTAATCAATCGCACCGAACAAGAAATTCTCGAACCTTTACGTCAAGAACTACCGTCCGGTGTTCGCGTTGAGTTAGCCGGATCGGCAGACGTTTTAGCCGAGACACTCTTTCAGTTAGGGTCTACTTTCTTACTCTCATTAGTCATTACCTATTTACTGCTAGTGGCGCTGTATCGCTCTTTTATCTACCCGTTACTAATCATGGCAACCGTCCCGATGGGCATGACCGGAGCGCTATTGTCTTTAGTCGTTGCTAATGCTATTCCAGGTGTCGTCGTTCCCCTCGATATGATCACAGGACTGGGGTTTGTCATCCTCACTGGGGTCGTCGTAAACAACGCGATTCTTCTCGTCGATCGCGCCTTACAGCTGCAAGAGGAAGGCATGGAATATGACGCCTCTTTATATCATGCGGTAGGCGATCGCTTGCGACCCATTTTCATGTCCGCAGGGACGAGTGTGCTAGGAATGCTTCCTCTAGCAATCCTTCCCGGAAAAGGCGCAGAGCTTTATCAGGGCTTGGGTATTACGCTAACGGGTGGTCTGGCTTTATCTACTTTCTTAACGCCGACGGTAATTCCTGCTCTAATGGGGCTAATACAAGATTTTCAGCCCAACAGGAGCAAGAAAGTAAGAGATTATAGTCAGGAAGAAGCCCTAGAATTGATGTCGAGTCAGAATCAAAAACACTAA
- a CDS encoding SDR family oxidoreductase, translating to MLASGGLPGRIINISSTTTVYPDSGLAIYAASKNAIKMFTEILAQEIGDRGITVNTLLPGPTTPGMFDNMPNEVHEAAANSSPFKWIGRSEDIADVVAFLVSDKARWITAQHIVVNGGANM from the coding sequence ATCCTTGCATCTGGCGGACTACCCGGACGGATTATCAATATCTCGTCTACGACGACGGTATATCCCGACTCAGGACTAGCCATTTATGCGGCTAGCAAGAACGCGATCAAAATGTTCACTGAGATTTTGGCACAGGAAATTGGCGATCGCGGTATCACCGTAAACACACTTTTGCCTGGACCTACTACGCCAGGAATGTTCGATAATATGCCGAATGAAGTACATGAAGCCGCCGCCAACAGCTCTCCGTTCAAGTGGATTGGTCGTTCAGAAGATATTGCTGATGTGGTTGCATTTTTGGTGAGTGACAAGGCCCGCTGGATTACGGCTCAGCATATTGTGGTCAATGGTGGAGCCAATATGTAG
- a CDS encoding helix-turn-helix domain-containing protein — translation MNHATFALDFTNQQEAARVLPHSPFVASYHTGWKGLTFTHYCHPPHKTVEHCLLQHALVITDPKSCFQAERRLDGKLKHYAHGNGRVDVIPAFLNHWTNWDQEVEFSVIAICPTLLNQIAQQREIELIPQFSIDDPVIQQLALAFKTEIQTGCLSGRLYGESLGTALAARLAGNYAIRKPELKANGLPQSQLEQVIDYMQANLTQDLSILDLATLTRMSESHFSRSFKQSVGIAPYRYLMQQRVARAKQLLQQQALKQQTISISDIALDCGFANQTHLTKVFRQMTGMTPKAYQKR, via the coding sequence ATGAACCATGCAACCTTCGCACTTGATTTTACAAACCAACAGGAAGCAGCGCGAGTGCTTCCACACTCGCCCTTCGTGGCTAGCTATCATACCGGATGGAAAGGATTAACCTTCACCCACTACTGCCATCCTCCCCATAAAACGGTGGAGCATTGCCTTCTACAGCATGCACTGGTAATCACCGACCCCAAAAGTTGCTTTCAGGCAGAGCGTCGTTTAGATGGCAAACTCAAACACTACGCCCACGGCAACGGTCGCGTAGATGTTATCCCAGCATTTCTAAATCATTGGACAAACTGGGATCAAGAAGTCGAATTTTCGGTGATTGCGATTTGTCCAACATTGCTGAATCAAATCGCTCAGCAACGTGAAATAGAACTGATTCCACAGTTTTCAATAGATGATCCGGTAATCCAGCAGTTAGCCCTCGCGTTTAAGACGGAAATCCAAACGGGTTGTCTGTCTGGCAGGTTGTATGGCGAGTCATTGGGGACAGCGCTTGCCGCTCGTTTGGCGGGGAACTATGCAATCAGAAAGCCTGAGTTGAAAGCTAATGGTTTACCCCAATCACAGTTGGAGCAAGTCATTGATTATATGCAGGCAAATTTGACACAAGATTTATCGATTTTGGATTTGGCGACCCTGACCCGCATGAGTGAATCCCACTTTAGCCGATCCTTCAAGCAATCAGTGGGAATTGCGCCCTATCGGTATTTGATGCAACAACGTGTGGCACGAGCTAAGCAATTACTGCAACAGCAAGCCCTAAAACAGCAAACTATCTCAATTAGCGACATTGCTCTAGATTGTGGCTTTGCAAATCAAACGCATCTAACAAAAGTCTTCCGTCAGATGACAGGGATGACACCCAAAGCTTATCAAAAGCGATGA
- a CDS encoding AraC family transcriptional regulator — translation MANQVIGPPASQPTATTNQCQELASLLTRHTDGRRDGFHQTAIDQVVLQRASSVPTAIHSVCNPFFAILVQGKKKVLLGEEVYPFGVAQCLVASVDLPLSAFVVEATPEKPYLGFKVNLDPCQLCDLAIQTSPNQCQPENAVRGLFIGTTDRPLLDCTLRLARLLDTPQDIAILAPLMIRELYYRLLMSDQGAAVRQIATSGSSMQRIAEVIERLKADLARPMQIENLARQAEMSASSFHHHFKAVTSMSPLQYQKQLRLLEARRLMLAENSNASNAAYQVGYESPSQFSREYSRMFGAPPIRDIERLRTA, via the coding sequence ATGGCAAATCAAGTCATTGGCCCACCAGCCAGCCAGCCAACTGCGACGACGAACCAGTGCCAAGAATTAGCGTCACTGCTCACTCGTCATACGGATGGTAGAAGAGACGGGTTTCATCAAACTGCGATCGATCAGGTGGTATTGCAGCGAGCCTCTTCAGTGCCCACTGCAATACATAGTGTCTGCAACCCTTTCTTTGCCATTCTGGTTCAAGGTAAAAAGAAAGTATTGCTGGGTGAGGAAGTCTATCCTTTTGGTGTCGCGCAATGTCTTGTCGCTTCAGTTGATTTGCCGTTAAGCGCATTTGTTGTGGAAGCAACACCTGAAAAGCCTTATCTGGGGTTCAAGGTGAATCTAGATCCCTGTCAGCTCTGCGATCTAGCGATTCAAACAAGTCCGAATCAATGCCAACCAGAGAATGCGGTTAGAGGTCTATTTATCGGCACGACTGATCGACCCTTGCTCGATTGCACGCTCAGACTCGCAAGGCTTTTGGATACCCCACAGGATATTGCAATCCTGGCACCGCTAATGATACGTGAACTCTACTATCGCCTATTAATGAGTGACCAAGGTGCAGCGGTTCGCCAAATTGCCACCTCTGGTAGCAGTATGCAGCGAATTGCTGAGGTAATTGAGCGACTCAAGGCTGATTTAGCACGACCGATGCAGATTGAAAATCTCGCAAGGCAAGCGGAGATGTCTGCTTCCTCTTTTCATCATCATTTCAAAGCAGTGACATCCATGAGTCCGCTGCAATACCAAAAGCAATTAAGACTCCTTGAAGCCCGTCGCCTGATGCTTGCCGAAAACTCTAATGCGTCCAACGCCGCCTATCAGGTGGGGTATGAAAGTCCTTCACAATTCAGTCGCGAGTATTCTCGGATGTTTGGTGCGCCGCCGATTCGGGATATTGAACGTTTACGAACAGCCTGA
- a CDS encoding alpha/beta hydrolase: MTTIIFLLLVCFIVVVLLLPYGLISANPFPTPSGQWKVGTSDFIWNLPSHSGIIAKIWYPSNTRQDIHSPYIDHLDRTLSVMTTGLSPLSKLILNRLCLGRIQAPSMIDATLAQSQHGFPTILLSPGFGGVNFLNTFYALEFASHGFIVVGINHPGWSSGSLLVDGSQIAFNKVDFNNVDRADTLFAEIVEKKANNLSAVLDELFHLNATIDSWLYQKINPDKIFTAGHSSGGSASFLACGADSRIAKSVNLDGFLYMDRIDIAGVGK, translated from the coding sequence ATGACCACTATTATATTTTTGCTTCTTGTCTGTTTCATCGTTGTAGTTTTACTTCTGCCTTATGGGCTAATTTCAGCTAATCCATTCCCTACACCATCAGGACAGTGGAAAGTAGGTACATCCGACTTCATTTGGAATCTACCCAGTCACTCTGGAATCATTGCTAAGATTTGGTATCCAAGCAATACGAGACAAGATATTCATAGCCCTTACATCGACCATCTTGACCGAACATTATCGGTGATGACCACAGGACTGAGTCCTCTATCCAAGTTAATTCTGAACAGGCTTTGTCTCGGTCGGATCCAGGCTCCGTCCATGATTGATGCAACCTTAGCTCAGAGTCAACATGGCTTCCCAACCATTCTTCTTTCACCGGGTTTTGGTGGTGTCAACTTTCTGAATACCTTTTATGCATTAGAATTTGCCAGTCATGGTTTTATTGTTGTTGGCATAAATCATCCAGGTTGGAGTTCTGGGAGTCTGCTTGTCGATGGCTCACAAATTGCATTTAACAAAGTTGATTTCAATAATGTTGATCGTGCAGACACTCTCTTTGCTGAAATTGTTGAGAAGAAAGCAAATAATCTATCTGCCGTTTTAGACGAATTATTTCATCTAAATGCCACTATTGATTCATGGTTATATCAAAAAATTAATCCAGATAAAATTTTTACTGCTGGACATTCTTCCGGTGGCTCTGCCAGTTTTTTGGCTTGTGGAGCAGACTCACGAATTGCGAAAAGTGTTAATCTCGATGGCTTCCTTTACATGGATCGGATTGACATTGCTGGTGTAGGAAAATAA
- a CDS encoding Kelch repeat-containing protein — protein MKNKIAKIAITALAGLLATTAAAQTDLQWTDAAPLPAEVQEIYADIRNDKIYTLGGLFEGAQSVSDNFLEYDATRDTWTELSPLPEARHHVAVSIVEDQLYGIGGFVGGFPNWEAQNTVFVYDFNIEEWTESTPLPQPRGEHTAAVIDGKIYVVGGRLKGTPDSTNFNDHFDTASLLVFDPITEVWSPAPDAPTARNSHAAAVIDEKMYVVGGREFTEQENGEYANVNVASLEAYDPEAENWETLAPLPQAAGGITATAVDGKLYVFGGEQWVPEQAVIAEAWVYDPALDQWNSVPDMPTPRHGMAAGAIGNQIYVIGGATETGAGAVNTNETLLVR, from the coding sequence ATGAAGAACAAAATTGCAAAAATAGCAATTACCGCATTAGCTGGACTTTTGGCAACTACGGCAGCAGCCCAGACAGATTTACAGTGGACAGATGCAGCGCCTCTCCCCGCAGAAGTACAAGAAATTTACGCCGATATAAGAAACGATAAAATATATACCCTTGGCGGTCTATTCGAAGGTGCACAGAGTGTTTCAGACAATTTTCTGGAATATGACGCTACTAGAGATACATGGACTGAACTCAGTCCTCTACCGGAAGCACGGCATCATGTTGCGGTCTCTATTGTTGAGGATCAACTTTATGGAATAGGTGGATTTGTCGGAGGATTTCCTAACTGGGAAGCTCAAAACACCGTATTTGTCTACGATTTTAATATAGAAGAATGGACTGAAAGTACGCCTTTGCCACAGCCGCGCGGTGAACATACGGCTGCGGTCATAGACGGAAAAATCTACGTGGTTGGTGGGCGCTTAAAAGGAACGCCTGATTCGACAAACTTCAACGATCATTTTGATACTGCTAGTCTATTAGTTTTCGATCCTATCACCGAAGTATGGTCGCCTGCTCCTGATGCGCCCACCGCCCGAAATAGCCATGCAGCAGCGGTTATTGATGAAAAAATGTATGTTGTCGGCGGGCGCGAGTTTACGGAACAAGAAAATGGCGAGTATGCAAACGTTAACGTAGCCAGCCTTGAAGCATACGATCCAGAAGCAGAAAATTGGGAAACGCTTGCCCCGCTACCCCAAGCCGCAGGGGGTATCACTGCTACAGCTGTAGATGGCAAGCTGTATGTCTTTGGTGGTGAACAGTGGGTTCCAGAACAAGCGGTTATTGCTGAAGCATGGGTTTACGATCCAGCGTTAGATCAGTGGAATTCGGTCCCGGACATGCCAACTCCGCGTCATGGTATGGCAGCAGGAGCGATCGGCAACCAAATTTATGTGATTGGTGGAGCAACCGAAACCGGAGCGGGCGCAGTTAATACAAATGAGACTCTCTTAGTACGCTGA
- a CDS encoding IS1 family transposase (programmed frameshift): protein MSPLICPSCGSQKIVKNGRIHNGKQNHKCRACDRQFVEAPQQKRIDQRTKALIDKLLLEKLPLAGIARVCDVSDSWLQQYVNHKYATVPYKRRTSRQKKGPLTIQCDEIWSFVNDKSNKQWIWLALDVATREIVGVYVGERSEHGAQQLWTSLPAVYRQCAVAYTDFWNAYGCVFPSKRHKAVGQETGKTSYIERFNYTMRQRVSRLVRKTLSFSKKIANHIGAIWMFVHHYNESLHD, encoded by the exons ATGTCACCCCTAATCTGTCCTAGCTGCGGGTCTCAAAAGATCGTCAAAAACGGTCGCATCCATAACGGCAAGCAAAACCACAAATGCAGAGCCTGTGACCGTCAGTTCGTCGAAGCCCCCCAGCAAAAGCGCATTGACCAGCGCACCAAAGCCCTCATTGATAAGCTGTTGCTTGAAAAACTGCCTCTGGCAGGGATTGCAAGGGTTTGTGATGTTTCCGACAGCTGGCTGCAACAGTACGTTAACCACAAATATGCAACAGTGCCCTA TAAACGGCGAACGTCTCGTCAAAAAAAAGGCCCCTTAACGATTCAGTGCGATGAGATATGGTCATTCGTCAACGATAAGAGCAACAAGCAGTGGATTTGGCTGGCCCTTGATGTCGCTACTCGTGAGATTGTTGGAGTTTATGTGGGTGAGCGTTCTGAGCACGGTGCCCAACAGTTATGGACTTCACTACCCGCGGTCTATCGTCAATGTGCAGTAGCATATACCGATTTTTGGAATGCCTATGGATGTGTTTTTCCCAGCAAACGCCACAAAGCGGTGGGTCAGGAAACAGGCAAAACGAGCTATATTGAGCGCTTCAATTACACCATGCGCCAGCGAGTCTCTCGCCTAGTGCGTAAGACCCTGTCGTTTTCAAAAAAGATTGCTAATCATATTGGTGCTATCTGGATGTTTGTACACCACTACAATGAATCCTTACACGATTAG
- a CDS encoding efflux RND transporter periplasmic adaptor subunit, producing MTSANISSQQSPELEPASEQQQEKPNQKKIKLPGWLLALLLVGGVGLWQVFTTSSSPTADSNAQTPPPKSVETIALTSGTGNRQVRLLGQVEAGERATLSPQLDGAVQSVSVREGDRVTPGMTVAVLDDADSRLALAEAQARLAQERSNLARLQVGTRPEIIAQREAELDSATARELEAKDNLERISDLTERGALSQRDLIEARTEADAARSERYRVEALLAEAQAGATKEEVDAQRGLVDAANVVVEQIQLRVRRTEVKAASLGIVQSRDVDPGDYVEVGDPVVTIVSDRSLEIFLEVPESLSGQVAPGMQVTLNARALPDWQQATEITAVVPTADTASRRQRVRVSLNTPPPRLLPGMAIQASLAVPIESIDTFVVPREALTRRGDEWLLFVVDNDQAQQLEVKISADLGQDVVIANAELRAGQNIVVTGGDGLTDDAPVQVVN from the coding sequence ATGACATCCGCTAATATTTCGTCCCAACAGTCTCCAGAATTAGAACCAGCGTCAGAACAACAGCAGGAAAAACCTAACCAGAAAAAAATTAAGCTACCTGGATGGTTACTTGCACTCTTACTGGTAGGAGGCGTTGGTTTGTGGCAAGTGTTTACAACGAGTTCTTCACCAACAGCCGACTCTAACGCACAAACGCCACCGCCCAAATCCGTTGAAACGATAGCTCTAACATCAGGTACGGGTAACAGGCAGGTAAGGTTATTAGGACAAGTGGAGGCAGGAGAAAGGGCAACGTTAAGTCCGCAGCTAGATGGTGCGGTACAGAGCGTTTCGGTTAGAGAAGGAGATCGCGTTACGCCAGGAATGACAGTAGCCGTGCTTGACGATGCCGATTCTAGATTGGCTTTAGCCGAGGCACAGGCGAGATTAGCCCAGGAAAGAAGCAATTTAGCCAGGTTACAAGTCGGGACTCGTCCCGAAATAATTGCCCAAAGAGAAGCAGAATTAGACTCAGCCACAGCTAGAGAGTTAGAGGCAAAAGATAATTTGGAACGGATATCGGATTTGACTGAAAGAGGAGCACTCTCTCAAAGAGATTTAATCGAAGCAAGAACCGAAGCTGACGCTGCTAGAAGCGAAAGATACCGTGTTGAAGCTTTACTCGCTGAGGCACAGGCAGGCGCTACCAAAGAAGAAGTTGATGCTCAGCGAGGCTTGGTAGATGCTGCTAATGTAGTCGTCGAACAAATACAGTTGAGGGTGCGGCGCACAGAGGTTAAAGCAGCCTCTTTGGGAATAGTCCAGTCGCGGGATGTCGATCCTGGTGATTACGTCGAAGTCGGCGACCCTGTCGTGACTATCGTTAGCGATCGCTCTTTAGAGATCTTTCTAGAAGTACCCGAAAGCTTAAGCGGGCAAGTGGCTCCAGGAATGCAGGTCACCCTCAACGCTAGAGCGTTACCTGACTGGCAACAGGCAACAGAAATTACCGCCGTAGTACCCACCGCTGACACCGCTTCTCGTCGGCAGCGAGTGAGGGTGAGTTTGAATACTCCACCGCCAAGACTGCTGCCAGGCATGGCAATTCAGGCAAGCTTAGCCGTGCCGATCGAAAGTATAGATACCTTTGTCGTGCCTCGTGAGGCGTTGACCCGGCGGGGGGATGAATGGCTGTTGTTTGTGGTTGATAACGATCAAGCGCAACAGCTTGAAGTCAAAATATCGGCGGACTTGGGGCAAGACGTCGTCATTGCTAATGCCGAGTTGAGAGCAGGTCAAAATATTGTCGTTACCGGCGGAGATGGCCTCACCGATGACGCTCCAGTACAGGTCGTCAATTAG